The following are encoded together in the Methylorubrum sp. B1-46 genome:
- a CDS encoding IS5 family transposase translates to MSLSRKAYPSDVSDDEWALVAPYLTLVREDAGQRAHPLREVFNGLRYVVKTGAPWRWMPHDLPPWAAVYQQAQRWLQAGCFEQLAEDLRAVLRLAAGRKAEPSAAILDSRTLRATPESGERAGYDGAKRKQGSKLHMAVDTLGHLLALHVTPANADDRAQVERLTKAVQAATDDHVEIAFVDQGYTGEKPATAARRHGIELEVVKLPEAKRGFVLLPKRWVVERSFAWATRFRRRVKDYERYASTLADLHIVAFVCIMLKKAALLAASS, encoded by the coding sequence CCCCGTATCTGACGCTGGTCCGCGAGGACGCCGGCCAGCGCGCGCATCCGTTGCGGGAGGTGTTCAACGGGCTGCGCTACGTGGTGAAGACGGGCGCGCCGTGGCGCTGGATGCCCCACGACCTGCCGCCTTGGGCGGCCGTCTACCAGCAGGCGCAACGCTGGCTGCAGGCGGGCTGCTTCGAGCAACTGGCCGAGGACCTTCGCGCCGTGCTGCGCCTGGCGGCCGGGCGCAAGGCGGAGCCGTCGGCGGCCATCCTCGACAGCCGAACGCTGCGGGCGACGCCCGAGAGCGGCGAGCGGGCCGGCTACGATGGGGCCAAGCGCAAGCAGGGCTCGAAGCTGCATATGGCGGTGGACACGCTCGGCCACCTCCTGGCCCTGCATGTCACGCCGGCCAACGCCGATGACCGCGCCCAGGTCGAGCGTCTGACCAAGGCTGTGCAGGCGGCCACCGACGATCACGTCGAGATCGCGTTCGTGGATCAGGGCTACACCGGCGAGAAGCCAGCCACAGCCGCGCGCAGGCACGGCATCGAACTGGAGGTCGTGAAGCTGCCGGAGGCCAAGCGCGGCTTCGTACTGCTGCCCAAGCGCTGGGTCGTGGAACGCTCCTTTGCCTGGGCCACCCGCTTCCGCCGGCGCGTCAAAGACTACGAGCGCTATGCCAGCACGCTGGCTGACCTCCACATCGTCGCCTTCGTCTGCATCATGCTCAAAAAGGCCGCTCTACTCGCAGCCAGTTCATAA
- a CDS encoding protein NO VEIN domain-containing protein, which produces MKTTRGAKTTPFFVTRNEEAVSRERPEEWRLYRVFEFAVAPRIFVLDPPLSHGRNRIGEVRPRSTLCGMTLGRSGCGTDHCIATVTVWLQAAVSVVSA; this is translated from the coding sequence GTGAAGACGACCCGGGGCGCGAAGACGACGCCGTTTTTCGTGACGCGGAATGAGGAGGCGGTATCCAGGGAGCGGCCGGAAGAGTGGCGGCTATACCGCGTGTTCGAGTTCGCCGTGGCCCCGCGGATCTTCGTTCTGGATCCCCCGCTGAGCCATGGGCGCAACCGTATCGGCGAGGTGCGGCCAAGGTCAACTTTATGTGGCATGACGTTAGGACGTTCTGGCTGCGGGACCGACCATTGCATCGCAACGGTAACTGTGTGGCTACAAGCGGCCGTTTCAGTGGTTTCGGCCTAG